In a genomic window of Rhodovulum sp. P5:
- a CDS encoding phosphoribosyltransferase, whose amino-acid sequence MLKNREEAGQRLAEKIVEAGPENPLVLALPRGGVPVALPIAHALGCPLDLAFVRKIGMPGNDDFAAGAVVDGKAREIVFNDEILQQAGLTQADFAASVEQKLTEIAERRATYLAGREPERINGRTVIVVDDGIATGATVRAVLQALRKRGAIEMWLAVPVAPQDVVWQLRGMTDRLFFLEAPRAFQAVSLHYDTFDQVEDDEVVALLQRAWAEGGQGREA is encoded by the coding sequence ATGCTGAAGAACCGCGAAGAGGCCGGGCAGCGCCTGGCCGAGAAGATCGTCGAGGCCGGGCCGGAAAACCCGCTGGTGCTGGCCTTGCCGCGCGGCGGGGTGCCGGTCGCCCTGCCGATTGCGCACGCGCTGGGCTGTCCGCTGGACCTGGCCTTCGTGCGCAAGATCGGGATGCCGGGAAATGACGATTTCGCCGCCGGGGCCGTGGTGGATGGCAAGGCCCGGGAAATCGTCTTCAACGATGAGATCTTGCAGCAGGCCGGGCTGACCCAGGCCGATTTCGCCGCGTCGGTCGAGCAGAAGCTGACCGAGATCGCAGAGCGGCGCGCGACATACCTTGCCGGGCGGGAACCGGAACGGATCAACGGCCGCACGGTCATCGTTGTCGATGACGGGATCGCGACCGGGGCCACCGTGCGCGCGGTCTTGCAAGCCCTGCGCAAGCGGGGCGCTATCGAGATGTGGCTGGCCGTGCCGGTTGCCCCGCAGGATGTCGTCTGGCAGTTGCGCGGCATGACTGACCGGCTGTTCTTTCTGGAAGCGCCGCGCGCTTTTCAGGCGGTCAGCCTGCACTACGATACCTTCGATCAGGTCGAGGATGACGAGGTCGTCGCGCTGTTGCAGCGGGCCTGGGCCGAAGGCGGACAAGGGAGGGAAGCATGA
- a CDS encoding 4-(cytidine 5'-diphospho)-2-C-methyl-D-erythritol kinase — protein sequence MTVEVFAPAKINLTLHVTGQRADGYHLLDSLVIFADTGDRLTLAPSDDLRLSVTGPRAEGVPTDGRNLVLKAAALFGAGQGADITLEKHLPAAAGIGGGSSDAAAALRGLARLWSRPMPDDDAVLSLGADVPVCLAPRPVRMRGVGEVIEAGPKLPPMGLILVNPGVEVSTPAVFKALDRKDNPAMPHPPGWATAAVMAHWLAEQRNDLEPPARALSPVIGEVLDMIAATPGCLLARMSGSGATCFGIYDTRGQAQAAAATLRTDRPDWWVEAAAPYEE from the coding sequence ATGACGGTTGAGGTCTTCGCGCCCGCCAAGATCAACCTGACCCTGCATGTCACCGGACAGCGGGCCGACGGCTATCACCTGCTCGACAGCCTCGTGATCTTTGCCGATACCGGCGACCGCCTGACCCTTGCGCCGTCCGACGATCTGCGCCTGTCGGTCACGGGACCACGGGCAGAGGGCGTGCCGACCGACGGGCGCAACCTGGTGCTGAAGGCCGCGGCCCTGTTCGGGGCCGGCCAAGGTGCCGACATCACCCTTGAAAAACACCTGCCCGCCGCCGCCGGGATCGGGGGCGGATCGTCTGACGCCGCCGCGGCCCTGCGCGGTCTGGCGCGGCTCTGGTCGCGGCCCATGCCCGACGACGACGCGGTTCTGTCGCTCGGGGCCGACGTGCCGGTCTGCCTTGCCCCGCGCCCCGTGCGCATGCGCGGCGTGGGTGAGGTGATCGAGGCCGGGCCAAAGCTGCCGCCCATGGGGCTGATTCTGGTCAATCCCGGGGTCGAAGTCTCGACGCCTGCGGTTTTCAAGGCCCTCGACCGCAAGGACAATCCGGCCATGCCCCATCCCCCCGGCTGGGCAACGGCCGCCGTGATGGCCCATTGGCTGGCCGAGCAGCGCAACGATCTGGAACCGCCCGCCCGCGCCCTCAGCCCCGTGATCGGCGAGGTGCTGGATATGATTGCTGCCACGCCGGGCTGTCTGCTGGCGCGGATGTCGGGGTCAGGCGCGACATGTTTCGGGATCTATGACACCCGGGGTCAGGCACAGGCCGCCGCCGCCACGCTGCGCACCGACCGGCCCGACTGGTGGGTCGAAGCCGCCGCCCCATACGAGGAATAG
- the pheT gene encoding phenylalanine--tRNA ligase subunit beta: MKFTLSWLKQHLETEASLDDILYALTDLGLEVEGVENPAQKLEEFRLGKVLKAEKHPDADRLRVCQVATAAGEQQIICGAPNAREGITVVVASPGTYVPGIDTIIQVGKIRGIESHGMMCSEREMELSDEHDGIIELPSGEVGDRFVDWLAQNDPAKIDPVIEIAITPNRPDALGVHGVARDLAARGVGKLKPVEVAPVAGTFPCTIGVTIDAETQEKACPVFCGRVIRGVKNGPSPEWLQNRLRAIGLRPISTLVDITNLFTYDMNRPLHVFDADKVQGGLRVHAAQGGEVFHALDDKEYVMQPGMTVISDDTGVESLAGVMGGEETGCTEETVNVFLEAAYFDPIRTAMTGRALKINSDARYRFERGIDPAWTPAGIEAATKMIMDLCGGEPSEVVVAGEVPDVARAYKLDTDRVQSLVGMENPAEEQRATLTALGFRLEGDMAHVPSWRPDVLGEADLVEEVARVASLTKLEGKRLARTHVGVPTGILTPMQKREAAARRTCAALGYNECVTYSFIDQASAALFGGGDDAAALDNPISSEMSHMRPDLLPGLLQAAARNQARGFMDLSLFEVGPAFHGAEPEEQHTQVAGLLVGQAAPRDPYGSRRPIDVFDAKADAEAVLAAIGAPAKAQILRDAPAWWHPGRSGRVCLGPKKVLAVFGELHPKVLKAMDVKGPAMAFTIYLEEPPLPRKKGATRAALLASDFQAVERDFAFVLDAGVEAINVVNAAAGADKTLIEDVRVFDEFIGGSLGEGKKSLAITVRMQPVDKTLTEDEIEAVGKKIVEKVEKATGGTLRG, translated from the coding sequence ATGAAATTCACCCTCTCCTGGCTGAAACAGCACCTGGAGACCGAGGCGAGCCTCGATGACATCCTGTATGCGCTGACCGATCTCGGGCTGGAGGTCGAGGGCGTCGAAAACCCCGCCCAGAAGCTGGAGGAATTCCGGCTTGGCAAGGTGCTGAAGGCCGAGAAGCACCCCGATGCGGACCGGCTGCGTGTCTGTCAGGTGGCAACCGCGGCGGGCGAGCAGCAGATCATCTGCGGCGCCCCCAATGCACGCGAGGGGATTACGGTGGTCGTCGCCAGCCCCGGAACCTATGTGCCTGGCATCGACACGATCATTCAGGTGGGCAAGATCCGCGGGATCGAAAGCCACGGCATGATGTGTTCGGAACGGGAGATGGAACTTTCCGACGAACATGACGGGATCATCGAACTGCCCTCGGGCGAGGTCGGCGATAGGTTCGTCGACTGGCTGGCCCAAAACGACCCGGCGAAGATCGACCCGGTGATCGAGATCGCGATCACGCCGAACCGCCCCGATGCGCTGGGCGTGCATGGTGTCGCCCGCGATCTGGCCGCGCGCGGCGTTGGCAAGCTGAAGCCGGTGGAGGTGGCGCCGGTTGCTGGCACGTTCCCGTGCACCATCGGTGTGACCATCGATGCGGAAACGCAGGAAAAGGCCTGCCCGGTCTTCTGTGGCCGTGTGATCCGCGGCGTGAAGAACGGCCCTTCGCCCGAGTGGTTGCAGAACCGCCTGCGGGCCATCGGGCTGCGGCCGATTTCCACGCTGGTCGATATCACCAACCTGTTCACCTATGACATGAACCGCCCGCTGCACGTCTTCGACGCCGACAAGGTTCAGGGCGGGTTGCGGGTGCATGCGGCCCAGGGTGGAGAGGTCTTCCACGCCCTCGATGACAAGGAATATGTCATGCAGCCGGGCATGACGGTGATTTCCGACGACACGGGCGTGGAAAGCCTTGCCGGCGTGATGGGCGGGGAAGAGACCGGATGCACCGAGGAGACGGTGAATGTCTTCCTCGAAGCCGCCTATTTCGATCCGATCCGCACCGCGATGACGGGCCGGGCGCTGAAGATCAACTCCGACGCGCGCTATCGGTTTGAGCGCGGGATCGACCCGGCATGGACGCCGGCGGGGATAGAGGCCGCGACGAAGATGATCATGGACCTGTGCGGCGGCGAACCGTCCGAGGTCGTTGTCGCGGGCGAGGTGCCGGATGTGGCCCGCGCCTACAAGCTCGATACCGACCGGGTGCAAAGCCTTGTCGGGATGGAAAACCCGGCCGAGGAACAGCGCGCGACCCTGACCGCGCTGGGTTTCCGGTTGGAGGGCGACATGGCCCATGTGCCGTCATGGCGGCCCGATGTGCTGGGAGAGGCCGATCTGGTGGAAGAGGTCGCCCGTGTGGCCTCCCTGACCAAGCTGGAAGGCAAGCGGCTGGCGCGGACCCATGTCGGCGTGCCGACGGGCATCCTGACGCCGATGCAAAAGCGCGAGGCTGCGGCGCGGCGCACCTGTGCGGCGCTGGGCTATAATGAATGCGTGACCTATTCCTTCATCGATCAGGCTTCGGCGGCCCTGTTCGGCGGGGGGGATGACGCCGCGGCGCTGGACAACCCGATTTCCAGCGAGATGAGCCATATGCGCCCCGACCTGCTGCCCGGCCTTTTGCAGGCCGCGGCGCGCAATCAGGCGCGTGGCTTCATGGACCTGTCGCTTTTCGAGGTGGGGCCGGCCTTCCACGGCGCGGAGCCCGAGGAACAGCACACCCAGGTTGCAGGGCTTCTGGTGGGGCAGGCGGCGCCGCGTGACCCCTATGGCTCTCGCCGCCCGATCGATGTCTTCGATGCCAAGGCCGATGCAGAGGCCGTGCTGGCCGCCATCGGTGCGCCCGCCAAGGCACAGATCCTGCGCGATGCGCCCGCATGGTGGCATCCCGGCCGGTCGGGGCGCGTCTGCCTTGGCCCGAAGAAGGTGCTGGCGGTGTTCGGCGAACTGCACCCCAAGGTGCTGAAGGCGATGGATGTGAAGGGCCCCGCGATGGCCTTTACCATCTATCTTGAAGAACCGCCCCTGCCGCGCAAGAAGGGCGCGACGCGCGCGGCGCTTCTGGCCAGCGATTTCCAGGCGGTGGAGCGGGACTTCGCCTTTGTGCTGGATGCCGGTGTCGAGGCGATCAATGTCGTCAACGCGGCGGCCGGGGCCGACAAGACCCTGATCGAGGATGTGCGCGTCTTTGACGAATTCATCGGCGGCAGCCTGGGCGAGGGCAAGAAGTCTCTGGCCATCACGGTGCGGATGCAGCCCGTCGACAAGACGCTGACCGAGGACGAGATCGAGGCGGTGGGCAAGAAGATCGTCGAGAAGGTGGAAAAGGCCACGGGCGGCACGTTGCGCGGCTGA
- a CDS encoding YtoQ family protein, which produces MTLKVYLSGEIHTDWREQIIDGAKGLDVSFDSPVTDHGASDDCGVAILGAEDNKFWHDHKGAMVNAIRTRKGIADADVVVVRFGEKYKQWNAAFDAGYAAALNKSLIVLHGPDHAHALKEVDAAALAVAEEPAQVVQILRYVLTGELPA; this is translated from the coding sequence ATGACGCTGAAAGTATACCTGTCGGGTGAGATCCATACCGACTGGCGAGAGCAGATCATCGACGGCGCGAAGGGGCTGGATGTCAGCTTTGACAGCCCGGTCACCGACCACGGGGCAAGCGACGATTGCGGTGTGGCGATCCTAGGGGCCGAGGACAACAAGTTCTGGCATGACCACAAGGGCGCCATGGTCAACGCCATCCGGACCCGCAAGGGGATTGCCGACGCCGATGTGGTGGTGGTGCGCTTCGGTGAGAAATACAAGCAGTGGAACGCGGCCTTTGACGCGGGCTATGCCGCGGCGCTGAACAAGTCGCTGATCGTTCTGCACGGGCCCGATCATGCGCACGCGCTGAAAGAGGTGGACGCGGCGGCGCTGGCCGTGGCGGAGGAGCCTGCGCAGGTGGTGCAGATCCTGCGCTATGTGCTGACGGGGGAATTGCCCGCCTGA